The sequence tatttttatttataagttaaaattttcgaataatttaattttggacgcaataatattagctttgaatctttaatgatacaattttcatcattctaatttacaaatatttctatttttaacgttttgaaatttttttatattcgaaattttaatctgaaatcattatatttagagactcttcaaataaaaaacaaaatatgaaaatttgaatgctttcaatGTATTTGGAATTatatattgttaataaataaattgataagtttacgattagaatttaaaaaaattgaatcgcctcgaattaaaaatgatttttatttaaaaattaattttttttaataattccatttttaaaggtttaattagctttgaatttGTAATGATGAAATTTAATACATAAACCAAATCCCTTTATTATGAGTTCCGTTAATTTATACCAGAATCAGATTTTAAGGCGGTTtaggtgattttaaagaatgtcaagcgagttactgaaaagttattttaaaatattttaatgaatttgaagagatttcagtggatgtgatttttttcaaaatattttaaggaagaaaatttaaaggattttaattaatgtactcaatttcgagaattttaagctgaaggaatttcaaaaaatttcggaagcgttcaaggattaaaaaaaaacttcaagattttgttttaaagaatttaaacataattcaaaaacgtttcaagatttacaggaaattttctaagattttaagaccgttttactgattttaaatctatttagaaagttgtttaaaaagatttaaagaaattttaagagacttcaagggatttaaaaaaatgcaatgatttaaggattttcaagagattttaaggaatttaaaaaatttaaggattttaagagattttaattaattttagtcgattttgaaaatatttaaatgatttcaaagaagttgaagggagtttaaaaaaattcggaggactttaaggatttataagaacttaagtgattttaaggaattactagggaaTTACTAgggagtttttgaaaagttatttaaaaatattttaatgaacttgaaaaaattcaaagattttaaggattttaaatagattaacaaaaatttaggcttttaagagatttgaattaatttaagttaatttcgagaaacttcttgaagggattttaaaaaaaaaaatcggaagagTTTAAGGacatgattttaaggaataactagagacttgacgggattttgaagtttattttcaaaggatttaaaaatatttccataagttttagtaactttaaagaatgttaagcaattaatttaaaagttatttaaaaagcttttaagttatttgcaaaaattcaaagattttaaggattgtcaagagatttaaagaaatttaagaatattgtaaagattttaggcgattgaaattaattttagtcaatttcgagattcttcgaaagaattgaaatgattgcaaagaatttggagggatttaaaaaagagttttaaatgttttaaaggctttaaattgtcctttccgaaattaaaatagaaatacgatcataaataaaaagcaaagaggctaaaattgaaataagaattcgatcataaataacaagcagaggggctatatcaatagagtagcctacactgaagggtcctttgttaagctttcggattaaaatttagaagtcgatttttttaaatttcatagttaacagcctaaaaaataataattcgaaatctacgggttttgatgatttcagatatctaactttttttttttaatgcttaaaattggaattaatacgtttctcgtaaatggaatgagacacgccaaaaaagacaacattttttaattcaactagaaaatagtatattagcatataatttataattataaataagtataatgagaaaattcgtcaaatttaaaaaaagtgttaataatttgaagagaaatttaaaaagagaaagtcggattagcgacggtcAACTACTggaaataactctgcccgcccggtacgtgacgaatacaaaaggaacattatattaccgttgcACCACTCTTAAACCTACCCCAAgaatgcaacctaacctcaatcatgGCACATTTTTTCTCgatggattgtccaaatcgcaTACTTTCCCAATTGCTAACAATCATTGAAGAAATGGCCATATAGATTTCGACGTTGCTGACCGAGTATGCCGTAATGTTAGAATTCTCAATTGTCAGAGCATTTTTTCcccagaatttgagtagacaccctgaaggctctccggtttttttttaaacttgttaaatttttccAGATGAGAATAGACGGAGATGCAACTCTCTGTTGCGCAAAGCCTAAGGATCAACGGGAAATAAACTCGACAGGGATGTTGCTCTGCGGTGGCGCTGCATACGTTTGTCAACATTTCTACGACAGCGCCCCCAGCGGAAGTTTTGGAACAATGACTTACATCACGAGAGCCATCGCTTCTCTCCTAGACTGTTTTCCTAAAGATCACGACATAGAGTGTTCAATATCGTAGATAATTTACCCCTAAGAAAAAGAGTGTGCACTAGTTCATTTCTTTGGGAACTGCTTgtataaaatgtcaattttcacaATTCGCAGAATGTAGCGTGTTTGAATTCGGGAGCGTAGATAAATGTGTGAATAATGAATTCAATCATGTGACTGTTAatgacaaataataaatataaataagagaaatgtagtaattgctttttatttttctccacTTACAAATAAATTATCTAATCGGTTTTCGAACTGCTGCTGAAAGGATTAAGGCTCTTGATTTTCGAGAGCAAGCTCGTTTCTGTGTCTTCGATTGTTGGCAATTCACTACCGCGTGCTGCCTTTAATTCTTCTATTAACTTTGCCCTCAATTCGATTTTGAGTGGCACGGTCTTTTTTGTAGATACGTTTTCTTTCTTCCATTTTTCACAGGCTTCTTCAAAAGTTAGTCCGTACCATTCGATTTCTTCACGCGTATACTAAAAGTATTGATTAATTAGTAAACAATCTTGGAGGCTTAAATatacaaataatgtaaaatattttattctgttttttttttttagtttgatgactagttttaggaatttttgcttatttttgacCCCCCTTTCTCTCGCCACGAAAAATAACAAAGCCCAAAATTCTCATAAAACAAAggaaataggatgatttttcacaaaagttggggaataaattctttgaaataaaataaataaaaatgccatattaaattaaacattaaacgctttcaattcctaagatttaaagtcaaaatgtatttgatttttaacaaaatagaggaatttgccaaaaaaatatattttctaccaaaagagatgatttttcaacctaaaaatataaacttttgaccaaacagttgcgttaacaaactaatatttaaattttcaagctaaaaaaacaaatttttcaacccgaaaagatcattttcaatcaagaaagatgacttctgctataaaaggtgaattttttaaaaaagacgaattctcaactacttaaattaaacgaaaaaacaacaaatggaattgtaaaattttcagttaaaaaatgttcacaaaaggaacgaattatcaacaagttaaattaaaccaaaaaagtagaatttttagcgaaataaatgaatcctcaagcaaaaagaTGCATCTTCAAAAACAAGAGCAATCCTctaaccagaaatatgaatttcatatttaatagttaatttttcaaaaggatacattttgaaataaatacaatagtttttatataaaaaaaaaattttcaatacaaaatttaagttttcaacgaaagaggtaaatcttcaaataattaatttttaacaaaactgttgaattttcaaaaaatgactatatttttacaaaaacaaagataattttctaccaaatacttaaattttcataaaaatagtttaattgtcttacaaaaaaaaattaattttttaccgaaaaagacaatttttcaacaaaatacgtgaattctcaacaaaatagttgaattttcaactaaaacagatcaatttttaactaaaatagtggaattttgaacttaagaaagattattttcaaccgaaaatgtaatagttaatttttcaggtaaaaaaattgaaattattatagatgactttatttatttattttttaaagagttcaaatttcaaccaaagagttttattttcgaccaaaaagagtaataactttgaactaaaataatgaatattcaactggaacagttgaactttaaatgagaaatgatcttttttaattgaaaattcgcctttcttggtagtgatgaatttttaactataatgatgaatattcaacggatagttatattttcagttaaaaaaaaaatttaaccaaaggatgaatctttaacccggaagatgaatttctaccaaaagagatgaattttcaattaattataaaaaaaaaaatggcgtaatcagatttttaattttaaaaaattaatgttcaagcagaggtgaatttttaactaaaatggtgaaatattagcatataagttataattataaataagtacaatgagaaaattcatcaaatttgaaaaaagtgttaataatttgaagagaaatttaaaacgaGAGTGGGATtgagttgaaataattaattttaaaaaaaaatgaattttaaacacaataattacatacagtaaattttttttcattgaatgtaaaagtgactttttcgaatgataaatcatttttattcaattttatattaaaaaaaaaaattaagcacgccCTCAAAAAAATGTCCTGATATTTCCTGATTTTTcaggtatttacattttttgaacaatttccgGTTTTCCAGGGTTTCTAGTTAGGACAGATATCCTGAtccaattcttttataatactttccaCTCGATTTTCATTGTggaatgaaacattcaaaataaagaattgaattttactcaTCTCAAAAAGCACTAGGTAATTTATGTTtgcattattttcattataattgaatttttaatttatatttcagctAGCTcactaaataaaatgatttaatttttatttcaaatgatcaaatgaaatgaatatatacacaattaattaaaatctagaaataagtcataatgaatttaattaaatggtGAAGAACGGTCATTTTACTCATTAATTTTTGGCTTTAAGTTTAAAGGTACTcattattagaattaaaaaaaaagtttattgctaatatatagatatataatgTAACATTAATAGtctaattcatataattaatattaaatattagatGATTAATACAAtcatatttataaagaaaagtcacATGCaagaattttctagttgaaaattcttgaggtTCACCGTGGGCAGGAAAGTTTGAAAAGttctttggaaaatttagaataaaaagaaattcttaCAGCAGAAAGGTACTGTTTGTAGTCATCATAAACCTCTTCTCGTTTAACAGGATCATCGGGATAAAGAGTTTTGTCCGCTAGTGCGGTAAGGATTTGCCTTTTTAGTTTCACTGCAAGTTTTGATCGCAAATCGCAGGCAGGAGTCTGaaaaagtgaaatgtttttaagtttAAGGTCTaacctgaatttttatttgtatattatttttttgcagacattgttttacttttaaaatgtaaTGATCGAATCCGTAGTTCGCGTGAATTAACTGGAGAGTTCTGTCTGaaattgtgaccctcagatactTGTCCAAAACTTTACTGTAGACTACCGATTTTTGAAGTGCCGGAAACCAAAATCGAGGAACTCTTCGATGGTAACGATCCTTTTTTGTAAATCCTTGTATGACAGCTTCGCCACCCCAAAGACCCTCGTCTTGTTCTTTGGGAAATTTCAGAGGCAAGGGCCTATTTTGTACTGGATAActgtaaaaatttacattttgtaatcTTAGTTTaagttaactttaaatttaattttctaaatgttaaaaattgttttacatacACTAATCCGGTATTTTCATCTCGCCAATATCGGTTTTTGTTTTCGATGTAATGCACAGCTTCTGGTTTTTTCACTCTccattcgataaaaaattttctgtaagcTTGCGGTAAATATGCACCATAACCTTTATCCCATTTTGATGGACGTTTCACATAATACATACTCTGTAAATAAATTGTTGTCACACAgacataataatattatttagcgCTTTTGCCACTCGAATAAAAATCTTAAGATTGAACtgatataaaattaacaataatatgtctttaaaattaaataatgctgaAATTGAAGgatgttaaattaaataattttatattaaagcaataacaatttaaaaaatctattataattattatcaggGTGGTACGGTCCACTTTgcgtaaatatttttctatggcTTATCGTACAAATAAATTTAGTAaccaaaattcattcaaaaaatgtacgtttaaaattgaataattacacatGTACATTTTTAGTATTGAATTTGTAGTAGTAAAAGTCTTTTTGAGAACCTCGAAATAAAGTGCTGAAATTGGGTAGCTTCTGTTTTGTtgctgtttaattttgaatgggtTTCATTTGGAAACTCAGAAACTGAATTttgacaaagaatttttaactaacattttttattcaattttcataaaaatatcatttttttgggAAAACCCAATTAAAACGCTTTAAAATTCGAAACCATCAGAGCGAACTGTTAGAAACTTTAAGCAAACTTTCATTTCCAGAATTGTACCAACTTCGAGCCTTTTTAAACctatatgtttcaaatttttggcATTATAAAAAAAGCGattaaagtgtttgaaaataTCTAGATAAATGTAGATACTATAAGAAATTTTGTTCTCTTTcccaaatttctaataaaatttcttttaaagaaaaatgtaatagttgatattttaaccaaaaaatacaatttttatatcaaaatagatgaaattaaaCACCAAACAGACAaatattgtcaaccaaaaatgattattttttaataaactaattaaatgtttgaccaaaacgatgaattttcaaccaagaagactaattttgtaccgaaaaagcGAATTTGAACAAAGCACTAAAGAgagaacaatttttcaaccaactagatcaattaacaaccaaatagatgagttttcaactaaaataataaatcgctaacaaaataaattatttttcaacaaactagttcaactttcaatcaagtacttgaattttcaacataaaaagattaatagtaaacgcaaaatgtaatagttgatatttcaaccaaaaatatttatattttaaataaaaaataattgaatgcttAACCAAAACAGTCAATTATCAAACCAACAGTATGTGGCTGAAgctctgaacgttcaaatgaattcaattttttactgataatttttcaaaccaggAAAAGTGgtgaaatgtttgttaatttatttttgaaatcatttattattgtaaaagaattataatgcagAATTTAAATCGCAATTAGGAccatatttatgggtaaaataaaaatttcgaaaaatatttccttcatttgaacgttcagaacttcaggtacatacaatcagttgcatttttcaagaaagaagattaagtttctacccaaagaaatgaattctcaataaccgcgttgaattttgaatcaaaaaagatttttcaataaagaaataaaaaaaaaagatagaatttcCTACAAACCAGTTGACTtaattcaagccaaaaatattaattctaaaaagaggtaattttcaaccaaaatagttgaattttcaacccacaaagacaaagattcaagaaaattgtttaaattatttccaaaacaGTTGTTCAACTTTCACACAAAAGAAATAAtgttgtcaactaaaaaagatgcatttttaatttaaaaaaatatataattttcaaccaaaaagactcattttctatcaaaaatataaatctgcaaCAAcacacatgcatttttaaacaaagcagttgcatttttgaccaaaaaaggttaaatttgtaCCCAatgagatgaacttttaataaaagggtagaattttcaattagacaagattttttaataaacaataaaaatattgaattttctacaaaccagttaacctaattaaatcagaaaatattaattcttaacaaaaaagttctttttcaatcaaaatagttaattttttaaccaaaaaagacgaattcgcaacaaaacacatgaattttcaaccaagtagttgaactttccaataaaagatgaattttcagcaaaaaattgaatagttttattttaaattaaaaaatcaattttcaagcgaagaaaaaaccacttttcaaccaaaaagttgcattgttaactacaaaagattaaatttctaccaaaatcaataaattttcaataaaagtgttcaatcttcaattaagaaagatttttaaatcaagaaataaaaaaattgaatttcctataGACCATTTGACCCATAAAcactaattctcaacaaaaaagttcatttcataccaaagtagttgaatttttaacacaaagagatgaattttaaacaaaatggtagaatttcttaccaaaatacttaaattttgatgccaaaaaataagaaaaataagatgatttttcaactaaaaattaaatagttaaatgtaaagtttaaaaaaataatttcgaatca comes from Belonocnema kinseyi isolate 2016_QV_RU_SX_M_011 chromosome 5, B_treatae_v1, whole genome shotgun sequence and encodes:
- the LOC117172397 gene encoding 39S ribosomal protein L28, mitochondrial, which gives rise to MASSAARQALGKSMYYVKRPSKWDKGYGAYLPQAYRKFFIEWRVKKPEAVHYIENKNRYWRDENTGLVYPVQNRPLPLKFPKEQDEGLWGGEAVIQGFTKKDRYHRRVPRFWFPALQKSVVYSKVLDKYLRVTISDRTLQLIHANYGFDHYILKTPACDLRSKLAVKLKRQILTALADKTLYPDDPVKREEVYDDYKQYLSAYTREEIEWYGLTFEEACEKWKKENVSTKKTVPLKIELRAKLIEELKAARGSELPTIEDTETSLLSKIKSLNPFSSSSKTD